The nucleotide sequence TTCCGCGCCCTGGATAATGCAGGAGGGGGTTTCCGTATCACACACACCCTGAGCAAGATTTATACCTCCGGCTTTTCTGCAGGCGGTGCTCATGGCGCGAATGGGTGATTGTACTACGGATACACCACGTTTACTTAAGCGGCTCATAGCTCCTCCTTAGTCTATACAGTTGTGAAAGTCAGCAATAGTAGATAGGGCATGTTCTTTCATATATGCCTGAATTCCTGTGGCAATCTCTCCTGCCGTAGCAGGCTCAATAAAATTCCATGTACCAACCTGTATGGCGCTTGCACCAGCGAGGAGATACTGTATGGCATCGTCTGCGCAGGTAATTCCCCCCATACCGATAACGGGTATGTCAACGGATCGTGCGGTTTTATAGGTCATGGCAACCCCGATGGGACGAACGGCAGGTCCGGAGAGCCCTCCGGTTTTATTGGCAAGAAAAGGCTTCTTTGCACGGGTGTCAATGACCATACCCACGAGGGTGTTTATGAGAGAGACTGCATCGGCACCTCCCGCTTCTGCTGCTTGGGCAATACAGGCAATGTCGGTGACATTGGGAGACAACTTTATTATAAGAGGTTTTTCCGTGAGATCTCGCAGCTTTCGTGTAATACTTTCCACTTGTGCCGGGTCGGTTCCAAAGGCAAGGGCGCCTTTTTTTACGTTGGGACACGACAGGTTGATCTCGTATCCCCAGAGTGTGTCGTAGGGGTCGAGTTTTTCTACAAGATCGAGATATTCCTGTTCTGTTTTTCCTGAAATATTCGGAATAACCGCACAGGATGAGAGACGTGCCAGGTAGGGAATTTTTTCCGTAATAAAAGCATCGGCTCCTACGTTGGCAAGGCCTATGGCGTTGAGCATTCCCGAGGGTGTTTCAACAATACGGGGAGTGGGGTTTCCCTGCCGTGGCAGGAGGGATATGGCCTTGGTGTAGATTGCTCCCAAGCTGTCAAGGTCAAGAAAGGGCTCATACTCTTCCCCATAGCCAAAGGTTCCCGAAGCTACTCCAACCGGGGTCTGTAGATGTTTGTTTCCAATGCGCACTCTTAGGTCCATACAACCTCCCCACTGTTAAATATGGGACCTTCTTTACACACGCGGGCCTTCGTTCCGTCAGTACGGTCAATTACACATCCCATGCAGGCACCGATACCACAGGCCATCATTTCCTCCATGGAGACCAGGCAGGTACATCCCACGGCGTTACTAAAGGAGGCAAGGGCTGCAAGCATGGGGTGGGGGCCGCAGGCAAGGATTGTTGTGTCGCGAAAGCGTTCTTGCGGAAGGGATTCAAGATACTCTACCACATTGCCCTTTACACCGGCACTGCCATCGTCGGTGCAAATACTGGGAGGGCATGATGGGGTATAGAGCGAATAGGGGATACTCTCTTGAGAGCGATAGCCTGTTACAAGGGTGAGATCGTGGTGGGGGCTGAGCTGGTGTGCCGCGTAAAGAATAGGGCCGAGTCCAATACCGCCACCAACGGCAATCACCCCTTTGGTTTTGGCGTGAAACATGTTTCCCAGGGGGCCTAATATCTGCAGGGGCATTCCCGGCTCCATGGTGCTGAGGAGTTGCGTGGTAGTGCCGCGTACTTCATACACAAATGATGCCGTTTGGTTTTCTTCATCATAGGCGGAGAAGGCAAAGGGACGGCGCAACAGGGGGGCGGTGGTGCCGGGCAGACGTAACTCAAGAAATTGACCGGCTCTGGGGCGCCCCAGGGAGGCATCCCAGGTGAAGGAGAGTTCACGAAAGGTTGGAGAGTGCTCTGTATTTTGCACAATTGTTACGGACGCATCGTTCATTACACCTCGCAAGGTTCAGGGTATTCCGTAATATATATAGGGTGTCGGGGGAGAAAAGGAGTAGGAAGAGAAGACCGACGGCCCGATGTGGACCGCCACAGGTATTACATGAAGTTTTCCACAGATTTTACTTCAGGAATTGCTTCTTTTACCGCCTTTTCAATTCCCATCTTGAGGGTCATGGTGGACATGGGACAAGATCCGCACGCTCCGGTGAGACGCACAAGGACAACCTGATCCTTGTAATCGACAAATTCTACATCACCGCCATCAGCTTGTAAGCCGGGACGAACCTGGTCAAGGACTTCCTTAATTTTTGCAACTGTATCCATAGTTCCTCCTATGGTAAAAAGTATACTTCCATTATAAAGATATATTATCCCTTTGGTACGGAAAAGGGGGAGTTGTGTGTTGTGAAAAATTTCATTAGAAATACGTAATTATTTTTGTCGGAGAGCACCAAATATTATATTACACACGATATACTTTGTTTTTAACCAATTGGAGTTTACCTATGGCAGTAAAAATGGCTATTAATGGGTTTGGACGTATCGGCCGACTTGCGTTTCGTCAAATGATGAAGGCTGACGACATTGAAGTTGTTGCAGCAAATGACCTTACCGATGCAAAAACCCTGGCACATCTTCTCAAGTATGACACCGCCCAAGGCAGCTACGAAGGCACTGTAGAAGTAAAAGACGGTGCGATTGTTGTAGACGGAAAAGAAATTAAGATTCTTTGTGAAAAAGACCCTGCAAATCTTCCTTGGGGAGAGATGGGTGTAGATGTTGTTATTGAATCTACCGGATTCTTCACAACAAAAGAGCTTGCGGGAAAACACCTTGAAGCTGGTGCCAAAAAAGTAATGGTTTCTGCTCCTGCCAAGGGTGGCGTTCCTACAGTGGTATACAATGTAAACCATAAAGACCTTACAAAGGATGATCACATTGTTTCTGGTGCATCTTGTACCACAAACTGTCTTGGTCCCGTAGCCAAGGTTCTGAACGAAAAGTTTGGTTTGAAACGTGGTTGGATGACAACAATTCACGCTTATACTGCTGATCAGCGTATGCAAGATGCTCCTCATAAGGATCTTCGTCGTGCCCGTGCTGGTGCTGCAAACATTATCCCTACATCAACGGGTGCAGCTGCAGCTATTGGCCTTGTTATTCCTGAGCTTGCGGGAAAACTTGATGGTATTGCCGTACGCGTACCTACAATCACCGGTTCTATTGTTGACCTTGTGGTAGAAACTGAAAAGCAGTGTTCTGTTGAAGATATCAACGCTGCCATGAAGGAAGCTGCTGAGGGTGAACTCAAGGATACCTTTGAGTACACTGAAGATCCCATTGTATCTTCTGATGTTATCGGTTCAACTGCCGGTTCTGTTTTCGATGCAGACTCTACAAAGGTAATGGATGGCAACATGGTGAAAGT is from Chitinivibrio alkaliphilus ACht1 and encodes:
- a CDS encoding dihydroorotate dehydrogenase, whose translation is MDLRVRIGNKHLQTPVGVASGTFGYGEEYEPFLDLDSLGAIYTKAISLLPRQGNPTPRIVETPSGMLNAIGLANVGADAFITEKIPYLARLSSCAVIPNISGKTEQEYLDLVEKLDPYDTLWGYEINLSCPNVKKGALAFGTDPAQVESITRKLRDLTEKPLIIKLSPNVTDIACIAQAAEAGGADAVSLINTLVGMVIDTRAKKPFLANKTGGLSGPAVRPIGVAMTYKTARSVDIPVIGMGGITCADDAIQYLLAGASAIQVGTWNFIEPATAGEIATGIQAYMKEHALSTIADFHNCID
- a CDS encoding dihydroorotate dehydrogenase codes for the protein MNDASVTIVQNTEHSPTFRELSFTWDASLGRPRAGQFLELRLPGTTAPLLRRPFAFSAYDEENQTASFVYEVRGTTTQLLSTMEPGMPLQILGPLGNMFHAKTKGVIAVGGGIGLGPILYAAHQLSPHHDLTLVTGYRSQESIPYSLYTPSCPPSICTDDGSAGVKGNVVEYLESLPQERFRDTTILACGPHPMLAALASFSNAVGCTCLVSMEEMMACGIGACMGCVIDRTDGTKARVCKEGPIFNSGEVVWT
- a CDS encoding NifU family protein; translated protein: MDTVAKIKEVLDQVRPGLQADGGDVEFVDYKDQVVLVRLTGACGSCPMSTMTLKMGIEKAVKEAIPEVKSVENFM
- the gap gene encoding type I glyceraldehyde-3-phosphate dehydrogenase, whose product is MAVKMAINGFGRIGRLAFRQMMKADDIEVVAANDLTDAKTLAHLLKYDTAQGSYEGTVEVKDGAIVVDGKEIKILCEKDPANLPWGEMGVDVVIESTGFFTTKELAGKHLEAGAKKVMVSAPAKGGVPTVVYNVNHKDLTKDDHIVSGASCTTNCLGPVAKVLNEKFGLKRGWMTTIHAYTADQRMQDAPHKDLRRARAGAANIIPTSTGAAAAIGLVIPELAGKLDGIAVRVPTITGSIVDLVVETEKQCSVEDINAAMKEAAEGELKDTFEYTEDPIVSSDVIGSTAGSVFDADSTKVMDGNMVKVLSWYDNENSYVSQFVRLAKYMADELI